CGGCGACGCGCGGGGTCGGTCCCCCGGGCACCTCGCAGGGCTTCCCGCCGCGCTCACGGAGCCGCCAGCGCCTCTcgggcggcccggcccggcccgccgcccgccccccgGCCCGGGCCCGCTCACCATGATGCGGCCGCAGCTGCTCCGCAAGATGTCGGCGAGAAAGGAAGGGCCCGGCGTGGGCCGGGGGCGGGCCCAGGGCGGCCGCGTCACTgccggggcgggcccggggccgtGCGTCACTgccggggcgggcccggggccgtGCGTCACTgccggggcgggcccggggccgtGCGTCACtgccggggcggcggcgctgcctctgccgcggcgggcgggcggggctcGGCGCCATGGCGATCTTCAGCGTCTACGTGGTCAACAAGGCCGGCGGCCTCATCTACCAGCTGGACCACTACGCGCCCCGCTCCGACACCGAGAAGACGTTCAGCTTCCCGCTCGATCTCGTCCTGCGCCTGCACGACGAGCGCGTCGTCGTTGCCTTCGGGCAGCGGGACGGCATCCGCGGTGCGGCGGGTGGGAagcgccgggcggggccgggcttATTGACGGACAGACTGACTGACCGTCTGACCGATGGACTGTCTGCCTGACGCCgccgcgctgtccccgcagtGGGTCACGCCGTGCTCGCCATCAACGGCGCCGAGGTGAACGGTCGCTTCACGGCGGACGGGAAGGACGTGCTGGAGTTCCTGAGCAACCCCGCCAACTACCCGGTGTCCATCCGCTTCGGCCGCCACCGGCTCTCCTCCAACGAGAAGCTGATGCTGGCCTCCATGTTCCACTCGTGAGTCGGGGGGCCGTGACGGCCGgggggcacgggcagggcagtGAGGGGCGCTGAGGGCCTGTCCCCGCAGGCTGTTCGCCATCGGCTCGCAGCTGTCACCCGAGGTTGGGAGCTCCGGGATCGAGATGCTGGAGACCGACACCTTCAAGCTGCACTGCTTCCAGACACTGACAGGTACCGGGGGGCCCAAGCACCGGCACTGCTCTGCTCGTCAGGGCTGTCTGTGCTTGGCCTTCCTCATGCTCCTGGCATTATGGCTCCAGGGATCAAATTCATGGTTCTTGCTGACCCAAGGCAGACAGGGATAGACGCTCTTCTCCGCAAAATCTATGAGATTTACTCAGACTTCGCTCTGAAGAATCCTTTCTACTCCTTGGAGATGCCAATAAGGTAAGGAAAAGCCCATTTTTAGTAACCTGGCTGCAACCCCTCATTGCTTTCTGCCTATACAGTAGCAAATGCACTCCTAAGTAGCAAAACTGGCTGAAGGAAGCTACAGCACACTGCTGCAGAGAGGGGATGCAGCCCTGAGCTCTTTCccgtgctggctctgctggggcaaTGGGAGGTGCTCTCCCTTGGCACAAGCCCTGCTGTCTTACCATATGTTTGGGCCTACATAAGAAGCTTTAACCTTAACTAAGGACCAAGTCGGACCTCGACAGTAGTCATGTTGCTGTGtcataatttctgaatttctcctTGAAGGATGCAGAGCCAAGGATGTGGAGATCTTTTGTTAGCTTTGTTAACTCACTTCCATAGGTAGAAGTCAtcccttttgcttttctgactATTTCAGGTGCGAGTTGTTTGATCAGAACTTGAAGCTTGCTCTGGAGGTGGCAGAGAAGGCTGGACCCTTTGGACCTGGATCATAGAGAAAGCCTTGCCTGTTGCAGAGATTCATTCATCTGAAGAGCAGGGCCTCTCTCTTCCCTGGCTGTTCTCTCACAAAGCTCCCCTCTCCACAGCAGAGACTGCACATCCCCAAAACATGCTTTAGTATCTCCCAAAATACCAGTTGATCCCCTTTGTTGCAAAACTTACCTTAAAGAGATTCCTTAGCACTGTTTACATTGGGCCACAGGGCCTTACTTTGCtgttgcagctctgctgcacttggctgaaggagaaggtgcaAGTCTGTGGCTTTCCCACAGTcagtgcttttctttcctgtcaTAAATGTACATAGGTATTTTTCCTGTATAGCTCAAACTTACGGTCTTGCAGAGGGTTTCTGTGTAGAAGTAATAAGTGTTTACTAATGAGACAAATGGCTGTTTGCTTTCTGTTGGTGGGGACATTGGCACCTCAAGAGGATACGTGGATTTGGGTGGTTTTGCTTGCACCACTCTCCATAAGACAACCAGGGCCCTTGCGACACTgctccatttttatttcagatacagaagaaaataatgtaattaagTACAAAATGTAATTCACTTTCATTTACTTAATTAAGGCTAGCTAACTACTCTTGCAAGCAAGGTACTCAGCAAAGTACCTGCATGCAGGTTCTTTATGAGTTGAATGTGCCTCTTTCAGGATCCTAAGACAGTAAAtccttttggggaaaaacaagaaTATTCAACAAATTCCTGATTAAATTACCTGAGTGTACTTACTGCAGGGTGCTGGGCCTGACTGCTAAGGCTGTCAGTGATGGCTCTGCTAAGGCTGACTCAgagcccctgcctgcagccatgAGAGACACAGCTCTTGACCAAAACTATCCCAGTCTTCACACCTTGTACTGGAAAAATACAAGCCAATGCTAGAAACGTGGGTTATCAAGAAACCCAGCTGCAGAAGTTGTGGGTTGGTGGTGGCTGCTGttgcagttcctgctgctgggataGTTCTGCTGGCTGATTTGCAGAGCGCTGGCTGTGAGCtgccttggcagcagctgcctgccttGCCAATCATTAACACTGCCCACAGAATGCACCAGCAGGATCAGTTCACTtagaaggagctgctgcagacaccATGAATTCCCTGGAAACGTGCCTGTTCCTAAATGCTGTGGAGAGCCCTGCCACAGCTTGTCCTGCTGCTCACTCCTGGAACTAACCCCACGTGGGGCTGCAGCCTCGCTGCTGTCggaggctgggctgcagccctcACCATCCCCTGATGTGCGCTGCCACAtggctgagcacacacagagctcgTGCTCAGGTGACCTGGGACAGCCCGGGGCAGATGGATGGGACTGACACAGACAGCAAGGCTGGGTTCAGGGCCCTGAGCAGCGAAGCTGAACTGATTAATGTCTCGGTTAATGGCTGAGACAATAACGACAAAACTAGAGGTAAGTGCACCTGAAGCCAGTCATTTCAGACCACTTCTAGTGGGGAAGCTTGGGCTGCAGAGCCTGCTTGCTTCACTAACAGTGCTGTGAGGAAGAGGTACAGTAAAATCATTGCAAATGTAAACTAGGTGAATTATCACATCTTGAGGGAAAAAGTGATCAGTAGCAGGAACCTTGTGCCCTCTGGCACCTGACACTGGATGAGAAGTTGAGACATTTTTATCTAGGTTGCAGCAATAGGTAAACTCACTCCTAGGCCAGTCAAACAAAAACGAGCATCATTCACGTCAGCGTGGGAACATCCTTCCACcgagcagctcctcctcagtcAGCCTTCCTGGAAATCCGGCCCATCTTGGTGCGGATGTTTCGCAGGAGGAAGAAAGCCACTGTGCTAGCCATGCAGGTGACCTCAGCTACCCAGAACGCTGTGGCCCAGCTGTAGTGCTTGGCAATTGTACTGAAAGGCAGTCCAGCCAGGAAACCCCCAACTGCAAcgaaaaacaaacagaaagtcAACAACACTTGTGTGCTCCCATGTTCTCTATCAACACCTGCTTTTGCATATATAACAGTTCCTTAGGCCTGGTTTGAACTTAAAGCCCAACACAAAACCTgtcagggacagcaggaaagCATCCCTGAGGCTTCCAGCTCCATTATCTCTCTCCTTAGGTGCCTTCCCAtgaccagcagcagcttggcACCTGGGCCTAGACCATGCTTCATCAAGAACGTGCatgggatttgtttgtttttggggaaaTGGGTATTACTTACCATTGGCCATGAGGGCCACGATGGCATGGGAGGTGCCACACAGGTTGGCAGGGGCACTTTCATTTGCTATGACCCCAAACAGGGCAATCGGCCCGTACGAGGAGAACCCAAACACAGCTCCCAGAGTCAGAATCCACAGCTGTCAAAATCACAAACAGGATCTGTAAGTCTCACCACCGTCAGTTAGCAACTGTTGATAATTCTGATTCTATACTCTACCTGGGAGTTTTGACATTTTCAGGCTGAtagcagctccccagcctggcagccaggagagctcaaGCCTGTAGAGTCCCCACATCCATAGAGCCCAGCTGCATCCCCACCACGCCATCTTACCGGCCAATGCaagctctcctccctcccacagctctgcccccacaccacagcctgtgctgatTTGCAAGAAACAGAACATTGAACAGAAGAGGGCAATGAGCCCAAGAAACCACAGGAAAGAACTGTGAATCACATTGCTTTCATAAACAAGCCTGGAGCTACCAACTGAAAGCTCTTCTCAGTTTAGATGCATGGGACTGATCAGAGCATGTTTATTTGTGAGACATCTCTTTCTGATGACCTcaatgaaaccaatgaaaccaaagaaaatgaccaagaaaccaaaaaaaaaaacctcaccacaAAAAATCTCAACAATTTGAACTTCAGTGGTAGTTTCTGCTCTAAGAAACCTATCTGGCCCAAAATTGTCAGTCTCTTGTTTGCTCAACAAAGGGTAAGTAACACCTCCACATTACAGCATGCTTTTAGAACTGCAAACACCATTTCAAAAAGCCCAGGAGGAAGTTAAGTGCCATCATATTTTCCAGATGTGAAACAGAAAGGAGTTAGGAAAACACTTGCCAGAAACTGAATAAGAATGTATCTGCCAGAGCAGAATCATTCTTTCAGATCTCACCCACAAGACCCCTTAGCTGGCTATATTTTACCTGATGAAGAGAGGTCCTCAGAACTTTCTTTATAAAACTTAAAAGTTACATAGTTAGACTTTTTAAAGTCAGTTAGTGCACTCAAATTACCataagaaaatgtttcttttaccAAACTTACAGTAATCTCTTCTCAATGCCCTGGTTTTAAGTTTTGAAGTGCTAACCAACCTCTCAGGATAGGAGTAAGGCAGAccaaggaaagaagaaaaaggcagagggagaaaaaatgcAAGCAGAAACCTCATGTTCTTTTAGGCCTGTAAGATCAGCTAGAGGTTGAAAGGCTACAGTCCAGAAGTGGTTttcctgaagaagaagaagaaaaaaatgaaaggagaaaagaagttttatttatttagcaaTCATAAGGGCAGATGCAAGTCAGGTCTCATGCAAAGTCTGGAAGGCAGACTGCCTGCAACAACAGGACAGCAGGAGCAACCCCAAGCCAGGCCAAGCCAGCGCTTCTCACAAGTGCAACGAAAAGGAAACCCTTGGGAATGGTGAAGAAAACAATCCTGGCTTCTGTCATCAAACCTGCCGCTCCCAGGGATGGCCAGTTGCTTACCTTGGGAGAGTCGCCCGTGACCGTGATGCGGAAGAGGAACATGGACACGCACATCCCAGCCATCATGGACAGCAGGAGCCCGTGCCGGGGGTTCCCGTAGCTGGACAGCCCCACCTGGGACacaaggaagggaggaaagtgGACAGGCAGAAACTGCAGGGACTTCCTTTTACACCTGTAGTGACCACACCATCCACAGCCCCGTCAGAAACACGGATGCACATCAACAGCACATCTGCTGGCACACCTTGTTAATGGTTTAAGGGCTGCACACAGTCAAACTGTGCTAAACAAAAGCTCTTAGTGATAAACCACACTTCAGTTATCAACCCCTTCCACCCTGAATCTGGCTCCAGATCCCAACACTAGATTttaatgtggggtttttttcagccaGAAGACAATTATCAGCAAACAGCCCTTCCACACTAAAATCTGGAGACCACAGTAAAGCAAACAAATTAAACATATTAAACACCTCAAATCTGACAGGCATATTGCAACCCCTAACATCAGCAGACCTATTTCCTAGCACCTTCTGGAGTGTTTGACAGCTGTGCCCATGCACATGACAGAACTGAGTATGGGCTGGTTTCTCTGCTGTGCACCCTGCCTGAGTGCCTTAGTGAAGCAGCTCAGACAGCCACCGTGTTCCCTGCCCAGCATGCCCAAGGGTGCACATGACTTACTTTTGCTACTGCTCTATCGGAAAGGTATCCAGCAGCAATGCTTCCCACCAGGCCCCCAATCTCCAAGGCACTCATGTAGGAACTGCCTAGAACACAGACAAAGCAAAGAACAGCTCATCAGATTTGGTGCTGTGGGCTGCAAGCTCACAGAGCAcgtgagcagctctgctggacacAACGATCTGGCTCATCCCCGTTCAGGAAGGCCTGTCTGCCAGTCCCAGGAAcgccctggcactggggtgcTTGGTGCATGCACTAACGCCATCATTCAGTTATTGAGTGCCCAAAACCTGTGTGTAGCTAAGCAAGGGCCTCTACCCAGACAAACTCTGGCAACACCTCCCACATTGCAGCCCCAGAGCTTAATAATGCAGTTCTGCATCTCACCTACAAGCATGGACTGTCCCCTCTCCTGGATCAGGAAGAGCTGTCCCCAATCAGTACAGCACGTTTTCACTCCAAAAACGACCAGGTAGCCTGTTGAGAGCACCCAGAGGtatggggagagcagcagctctgtcaagGTGCTGTTGTCGCTGGAGGAACCTGTAGGAAGGTCGGGAGGAGTGTTACCACAGCCCAAACCACACCaacctgcagcccagcagacaGTTCTACAGGCAGGAGCAAGGCATGAGAACATCCCCACACAGGGAGCTATTCACAGCTGCTGAACGGTGGTGAGTGGCTCTACCTCCCCCTTCTTCTGGTGATTTCAAAATCTCATCTGTCATTTTATCCCACATTCATTAAAGATTTGAAAAGAATAATCAAAACACTACTCCcagtaattttctgtatttcagttgCCAGTAAACCACCCACAAAGGTTTTTGGAAAATTACCTCTAGATTCTTTGGGAGTGTTTTTTAACTACGCCTGTGAAAGGCACTGCATAGACCCAAACAAATATGCTTTCAGATGATACCTTGATTTTTGCATCAGTCTTCCAAGAACACCAAAAAACTTGCTCTCCCCAGAGAATGCTCTGGGGAGACAATATTCTTTTCTTATGCAAAGAGGTCCAGTCTGGCAGCACAGTCAGTATGGGACAGCATGGAACATGGGCTGAGTTTCCACTGGCCTTTAAAATCCTACTGAAAACCTGTGTTGCAATTCCCATCTACATGTTCTGCTTCCAGAGAAGCACCACACTCAGTGGTCTGAACAAACATTTACTAACTAGAtgtcctgggctgggacagaaaCACTGAGCAGAGTCCACCGAGAGCCAGGGGTCAAGAGAGCCCAAGGTGGGGTGAGGGGAGAGCTGCCTGCCCGCTGccaaagcagaggagcagaggtcGGGCCCAAGGAagcattccctgctgctgcagcttttctctCTCCACCACCTCACCAAAACTGCGCTCGCAGGCTGAGCACACAAGGCTCCAAGGAAATAGGGATGCTGGTAGCAGGAAGACATGACTTAAATGGGgagagccagccctgagcagctcagcagcacacaggtgTCTGCTGGCAGGCTGAGGAGCAAGACTAACAGAGGGCTAACAGCAGGcttttcccctgctctgctctagGGTGTCAGGAAACCCTAcaccagccccttcccacaAGATCACAGGGGGCCTTCGCTTACACAATTTGTACCTTCATTATTAGAATAAAGCATCCAAAATCAACCCATTACCACACGCCTGCCAAAATGTGACTTCAGAAACTGGGGA
The genomic region above belongs to Zonotrichia leucophrys gambelii isolate GWCS_2022_RI chromosome 24, RI_Zleu_2.0, whole genome shotgun sequence and contains:
- the TRAPPC4 gene encoding trafficking protein particle complex subunit 4, translating into MAIFSVYVVNKAGGLIYQLDHYAPRSDTEKTFSFPLDLVLRLHDERVVVAFGQRDGIRVGHAVLAINGAEVNGRFTADGKDVLEFLSNPANYPVSIRFGRHRLSSNEKLMLASMFHSLFAIGSQLSPEVGSSGIEMLETDTFKLHCFQTLTGIKFMVLADPRQTGIDALLRKIYEIYSDFALKNPFYSLEMPIRCELFDQNLKLALEVAEKAGPFGPGS
- the SLC37A4 gene encoding glucose-6-phosphate exchanger SLC37A4 isoform X1, whose product is MAAGGYGRYRAAIFAAMFVGYTLYYFNRKTFSFVMPAVMAEVPLGKDDLGLITSSQSAAYAISKFISGVLSDQMSARWLFSSGLLMVGLVNVVFSWSSTVMAFAGLWFLNGLAQGLGWPPCGKILRKWFEPSQFGTWWAILSTSMNLAGGLGPILAALVSMNYDWRKTLSFSGFTCMVVSFVCLVLIKNEPADVGLPNIEQGAKKGKKGSSSDNSTLTELLLSPYLWVLSTGYLVVFGVKTCCTDWGQLFLIQERGQSMLVGSSYMSALEIGGLVGSIAAGYLSDRAVAKVGLSSYGNPRHGLLLSMMAGMCVSMFLFRITVTGDSPKENHFWTVAFQPLADLTGLKEHELWILTLGAVFGFSSYGPIALFGVIANESAPANLCGTSHAIVALMANVGGFLAGLPFSTIAKHYSWATAFWVAEVTCMASTVAFFLLRNIRTKMGRISRKAD
- the SLC37A4 gene encoding glucose-6-phosphate exchanger SLC37A4 isoform X2, with translation MAAGGYGRYRAAIFAAMFVGYTLYYFNRKTFSFVMPAVMAEVPLGKDDLGLITSSQSAAYAISKFISGVLSDQMSARWLFSSGLLMVGLVNVVFSWSSTVMAFAGLWFLNGLAQGLGWPPCGKILRKWFEPSQFGTWWAILSTSMNLAGGLGPILAALVSMNYDWRKTLSFSGFTCMVVSFVCLVLIKNEPADVGLPNIEQGAKKGKKGSSSDNSTLTELLLSPYLWVLSTGYLVVFGVKTCCTDWGQLFLIQERGQSMLVGSSYMSALEIGGLVGSIAAGYLSDRAVAKVGLSSYGNPRHGLLLSMMAGMCVSMFLFRITVTGDSPKLWILTLGAVFGFSSYGPIALFGVIANESAPANLCGTSHAIVALMANVGGFLAGLPFSTIAKHYSWATAFWVAEVTCMASTVAFFLLRNIRTKMGRISRKAD